GCTAGTTCATAGTGGGTATCTAAGACTTTAGTATAATAACAAGTACATTCTTTACTGGTAAAGGCATTAATTTGCCCACCTATGCCATCAATGATTTCTGCTATTTCCTTCGCTGATTTTGTGGTGGTTCCCTTAAATAACATATGTTCTATAAAGTGTGAAATACCATTATTCGTAGCTGTTTCATATCTTGATCCTGTTTCAATCCAAACACCAATTGAAATGGACTTGACAAAGGGTATATGCTCTGTTACTACTCTTAAACCGTTATCTAGTGTATGTTTTTTGTACATTTTATCCTCCTATGTAACTGATTTTTCTTATTCATTATAATGTAGTTTAGCCATATATGCAACCTAATCCATTAAGACATCACTTACGCCTCCAACTTTAAGGTTTTTTCCCTGCAATTCATCTATAAGGGTAGGTAGTGCCTTTGCTGTTTCTGGCATAGGATGCATCAGTACAATAGCTCCCCGATGATTGGGTTTTTCTATCACTCTTTTTACAATAACATCCCTAGTACTTCCCTGTCGCCAGTCAATCGTATCAATAGACCATAATATGGTTTTATAACCTAATTCCTGTGCACTAATTAAAGTATATTCATTATAAGCTCCTGAAGGAGGTGCAAATAAAACTGGTTTTTTGTCACTATATTGCATGATAAGTTCTTCCGTTTGTTTTATTTGTTCCTTATTTTGGTCTAATGTCAGTTTGCTGTAATCAACATGTTGGTAGCCATGGCTGCCAATTTCATGTCCAGCCTTAACAATCTCTTGAAACATTTCTGGAAAGGCCTTCACCCATCTTCCAGTTACAAAAAAAGTGATTTTCACCTCTTTTTCTTTTAAAATAGCTAATATTTCTGGTATAACCTCATTGCCCCAGTCTACATTGCAAGCAAAGGCTATGTAATCACTATTTTCATTCCCTCTTTCGATGGGTCTATTCACTGTGGCATAATTCGTTGTTGTACTGGTAGCAGCTTTCCTATTATATAGTATTGTTCCTGTAATAATTATTATAAGTAATAAAATAACTGCAACGATTATACGAAGAAATTTTTTGTTCAAAATTACAATCATATACTTACCCCCTTTAAACAATGGTTTTGATAATATATTATTCCAAAATTTTAGAGTTATTCTATAGAAATAAAATTTCATAAAAAAAACATAAACCTTTATGGTTTATGCTTTCTTATGATCCTCTTGTTTTTTTTCTTTATTTACATTAGGTTTAGGTAATAAAGCTTTATGAGATAAGTTCACTTTACCTTGTTGGTCAATCTCCATTACTTTCACCTCAAGTTCTTGTCCCACTGCAAGAACATCCTCTACCTTATTCACTCTTTCATGGGCTAAATTAGAAATATGCACTAAGCCTTCTTTGCCAGGTAAAATCTCTACAAATGCACCGAAATTTGTTATTTTTACAACTTTTCCTTTGTAGACTTCTCCTATTTCTGGCTCTTTTACAATATTTTCAATGGTTTTTAGTGCTTTTTCTCCAGATTCTCTATTCTCAGAAACAATATAAATCGTACCGTCGTTCTCGATATCGATCTTAACACCAGTCTCTTCGATAATTTTATTGATGGTCTTTCCACCGGTACCAATAACATCTCTAATTTTATCTGGATTGATTTTCATGGTAAGTATTCTTGGCGCATAAGGTGAAAGTTCTTGGCGTGGTGTATCAATGATTTCCTTCATTTTTCCCATAATGTGTAGTCTTCCCACTCTTGCCTGTTCCAGTGCTCTTACCATAACTTCTTGATCCATGCCATGAATTTTAATATCTAATTGAATGGCAGTAATTCCCTTTTCGGTACCTGCAACTTTAAAGTCCATATCTCCTAAAAAGTCTTCCATCCCTAAAATATCCGATAGAATGGCTACTTCGTCATTTTCTTTGATTAATCCCATTGCTATACCTGCTACCATACTCTTAATAGGAACACCAGCATCTAATAGGGATAAGGTACTGCCGCATACACTAGCCATAGAGGAGGAACCATTAGAACCTAAAACCTCTGATACCAATCTTATTGTATAAGGGAATTCTTCTTGAGGTGGAATCATAGGTTCCAAAGCCCTCTCAGCTAAAGCACCATGTCCTATTTCACGTCTTCCAGGTCCCCGTAAAAATTTCACTTCACCAACACTATAGGGAGGAAAATTATAGTGGTGCATATACCTTTTAGACTGTTCTTCACCTAAGCCATCAAGAATTTGTACTTCCCCCAATGCTCCTAGAGTTGCAACATTCAAAACCTGTGTTTCTCCTCTAGTAAACAAAGCAGAACCATGGGTCTTAGGTAATACACTAACTTCGCAGGAAATAGGTCGAATTTCTTCCAAACCTCTATCGTCAGGTCTTTTTTTCTCCCTAAGAATCATACTTCTAAATTCATTCTTAACAATGCCTTCTAAGATCTGTTTTATATCCTTTAAATCATCTTCATATTTTTCAGCAAAATATTCTAAAGTTTCAGTTTTTACCGCATCAATTTTTTCATTGCGCTCTGTTTTATCCACAGTTTTTATAGCTTCTAATATTCTTGTTCCTACATATTCTTTTACTTCTTTTTCTAAAGCTTCATCTATCTCAAAGAGAATGACTTCTTGTTTTGCTTTTCCTACCTCAACAGCAATTTCTTCAATAAATGCCACAATTTTTTTGATTTCCTCGTGACCAAAGGCAACTGCATCCAACATCTGCTTCTCAGTTAATTCATTGGCACCAGCCTCGATCATCATAACAGCATCTTTTGTTCCTGAAACAATCAAGTCCAAGTCACTGATTTCCCTTTGTTTACTATTGGGATTAATCACATATTCCCCATCTACCATACCAACTCTTACAGAACCAGTAGGGCCGTAAAAAGGAATATCTGATATAGAAAGTGCAACAGAAGAACCAATCATAGCTACGATATCAGAAGAATAATCTTGATCCACTGATAGTACTGTTGCTATCACCTGTACCTCATTTCTATATCCTTTAGGAAATAAAGGTCTTATGGGCCTATCGATCAACCTTGAGGTCAGCACTGCTTTTTCTGATGGTCTTCCTTCTCTCTTTATAAAACCACCAGGAATTTTACCAACTGCATACAATCTTTCTTCATAGTCTACACTTAATGGAAAAAAGTCAATGCCCTCTCTTGGCGCCTGTGAAGCACAAGCATTTACCAAAACCGCTGTATCTCCATACTTTACTAAACATGAACCGTTAGATAACCGTGCTAGTCTTCCAACCTCTACTTCAAAAGAACTGCCAGCAATCTCCGTCTTAAAAGTTTTTATCATTACAGTATATTTCCTCCTTTCGTTATCAGCATCGCTTTATAGATAATCAACTATTTTATTACTTTTTGTCGTTGGTTGTCTACAGATGCTAATATACTACATGATTATTATTTCCTTTTATGTATAAATAAATTACTGTCTAGTTTATGTTATTTTTGAGTATTATGTAAATTAAACAATAGAGCGGGAAATCCCGCTCTATACTATTTTCTTAAGCCTAGTTTTTGAATAAGCTCTCTATACCTTTCTATGTTCTTTTCTTTAACATAGTTAAGTAAGTTTCTTCTTTTACCTACCATTTTCAAAAGACCTCTTCTAGAGTGGTGGTCTTTCTTATGCATCTTAAGATGGTCATTTAAGTGATTGATTCTTTCAGTTAATAATGCAATCTGAACCTCTGGTGAACCTGTATCACTATCATGTGTTTTGTACTCTCCTATAATAGACTGCTTTTTATCTTTTTCCATACTTTCACCTCCTTATTTATATCCCCTTATTCTAAGTAACTGTCGGTGAATCAAATTACCGAGAATAGGTTCTTTAACCTTAATCATTTTAGCACATTTAAACCATATTGTAAATGATTTTTTACTTGTTTTACATCTTCATTAATTTGTTTTACCAAGTCTTCTGGGCAAGAAAATTTTATCTCGCCCCTTAATCTTTTAACAAAATAAACTTCTATATATTCATGGTATAAATCACCGTGAAAGTCTATAATAAAGGTCTCAATAGAAGAAGTCTTGCCTTCAAAAGTAGGCTTTATACCTACTGAAGTAGCTCCTTTATAAAATTTTTCTCCAACCTTTACTAAAGTGGCATACACCCCTGCCTTTGGAATCAGTTGAAATGCATCAATAAAAATATTAGCTGTTGGAAACCCCAATAATTTTGTACCTCTAGCATCTCCATGAATCACCTTACTATGAAGAGAAAAGTATCTACCTAAAAACAAATTGACTTTTTCTATATCGCCATTTTTTAAGTATTGTCTTATATTAGAGCTACTGACTTTTTCTTCTTCTATCTTAACAGCATCAATAATACTTACTTTAAACCCGTGTTTTTCTCCAAGTTTTTTCAGTAGTAGAGGATCTCCCTTTGCCTTATGGCCGAAACGATAATCAAACCCTACCACCGCTTCCTTGCAGTTTAGTTCCTTTACTAATATCTCTTCCACGAATTCCTCTGGAGAAAGAGCCATCAACGCTTTATTAAATGCATCTAAAACCAGTAATTCAATTCCTAGATCTTCAAAAACTTTTTTCTTTTGATCTATGTTCGTAATATATTGTAAAGAACTTTTATTATTTATCACAGGCATTGTATGGCTCACGAAAGTATAAACACAGGATTGCAGATTTTTAAGCTTGCATCTTTGCAATAAATGGTGAATAAGTTTTTGATGACCTGTATGTACCCCGTCAAAGTTTCCTAGAGCTATACCTCTTTCGATTTTTTTATTGACTTCTTGATGATGATATATTACCTGCATAAGTACGCTCCTTTAAGCAAACAGCCTAGAAAATTTAACATATCGCTTTTTTTCACTGTCTTCTTTGATATTACCAATACCTATAAAGTTTTCCTCTACATAGATTCTTACTTCAGTTTCCATAGGAATGGAATAAAAGCTGTCTTTTATATATAGTTTATTGCCATTTAAAGCTGCTTTTTTATAGGCAGCATCAAAATCAATTTTAAGTATATGACTTAAGGGAAAGTCAATGGGCTTAAGATAGGCTTCAACATCCTCTGTTTGTTGGAGTTCTTCTAATGTAATTGCAGAGCCTATGTCAAAGTTATGGGTGGCTGTGCGTAGTAAAAAGGACATAACACCTCCACAACCTAATATCTTTCCAATATCATGACATAAGGTCCTAATATAAGTTCCTTTGGAACAGACCACGTCAAATAAAACTTTCTCTCCCATCATACGAATAATGTTTATTTGATGGATTTGTACTTTTCTAGCTTCACGACTTATTTCTATTCCTTGTCTTGCCAACTCATATAATTTTTTGCCCTTTACTTTTAACGCTGAGTACATGGGAGGCGTTTGATAATATTCTCCAACAAAGCTTAAGATAGTTTTTTCTATTTCATCGGAAGAAAGCTTTACAACCTTCTTCTCTATCGTATTGCCATAAATATCTTGTGTATCTGTTTCAATGCCTAAGGTTAATTCAGCTCTATATTGCTTTGTACTATCCAATAAAAACTGAGAAATTTTTGTAGCTTGTCCGATACATATGGGTAAAACCCCAGCTGCATTGGGGTCTAAAGTTCCTGTGTGTCCTACTTTTTTTATCTTTGTTTTTTTTCTTACCCTAGCTACTACATCATGGGAAGTCATTCCTGGAGGTTTTAAAATATTTAAAATACCCTTCAAGTCATCACCAACCTAAGTCCATTGTTATTTGCTCTTCAAGTTTTTTCCTTACTTCTTCTATGGTACCTTCTATGGTGGCTCCTGAGGCTTTTTTATGGCCTCCACCACCAAATTTCCCTGCCAGTAGGCTTACATCTATATCCTTTTTAGCTCTAAAGCCTACTTTTACTTCCCCGCCTGCACTTTCTTTCAATAATATCGCTATCTCTATTCCTTGAATATCTCTTGCATAGTTAATCACACCATCTACATCACTGGAAAGAACATTAAACTTTTTCAATAGTTCTTCAGGTATTGCTATGATTGCTACCTTTCCATCAAAACCTATCTCCATATGATTTAACACATGGGCAAGAAATCGCACACTATTTAAAGGCTTATTCTGATACAAGTGATAAGAAATTTTATGAAGATCTATGTGAAATCCCATCAGTTCAGCAGCCACCTGATGGGTATAGGCGGTGGTATTATCATAAACAAAATTACCTGTATCAGTGGCAATACCAGTGTATAAGCAGGTTGCTATATCTACATCCAATGCAAGTCCAAAGTCCTTCAATAGATTATATACTATTTCACAGGTTGAAGAGGCTTCTGTATCTAGAAGGTTTATATCTCCGAAGGCTGTATTGCTTATATGATGATCAATATTGATGATCTTCTTACTTCTTTTTAAGATGACCTCGCTATAGCCTAAACGCTTTTCGTCTCCACAATCTAATACAAAACAAAAGTCAAAATCCTGTTGACAATCTTCTCTGTAGGCTTCAACCTGCTGATATCCTGGTAAAAACTTGTATTTTTCAGGAAACAAATCATTTCTAAAAATATAAACCCCCTGACACAGTTTTTTCATTGCCAGCCCTAAAGCGATTAGAGAACCTAAACTATCCCCATCAGGGGATACGTGAGATAATATAGCAACTTTGCTATGTGTATCTAATAAAGATAAAGGATTATTCCTCATTTGCTTCATTGTTTTCTTCCTCTTGATGATTTTGTTCCTGACTTATCTTAGAAATTTTATGGTACATGTCTATGCCTTTTTCAATAGACTCATCTAATTTAAAAATAATTTCAGGGGTATATCTGGTTTTGATTTTTTTTCCAACTTCTCTTCTTACATAGCCAGCCGATTTTTCTAGCGCTTTTATTGTCTCTTGCTTTTCTGTCTCGTTCCCTAGAACGCTTATATAAACAGTTCCATACCTTAAATCTCTCGTGACATCCACAGCAATAATACTTGTCAAAGGTGATATTCTAGGATCCCTCAGTTCATTTCTAATAATATCACTGATATATTTTTTCATTTCTTCGTTTAGTCTACTTACTCTAGGATATGCCAAGGTCTCCCTCATCCTTTCTTCTTTATCTTTTAATTTCCTGCATTTGATAAGCTTCTATAATATCCCCTTCTTTTAGATCATTAAAGTTATCAATGCCGATACCACACTCGTATCCGGTAGCTACCTCTTTCGCATCATCTTTAAATCTTTTTAATGATCCTATCACACCATCGTGAATAACAATACCATCTCTTACCAATCTAATTTTAGCATTTCTTAAAATTTTACCTTCGATTACATAACAACCGCCAATCGTACCAATGTTAGGGACTTTAAAGGTTGCTCTAACTTCTGCTTTTCCTAGTTCTACTTCTTTATATTCAGGGTCTAACATACCTTCAATAGCTGCCTCAATGTCCTCTAGCGCATTATAGATAATTCTATAGCTTCTTACATCTACATCTTCCTTCTTGGCTAAAGCCGTTGCACTAGAAGTAGGTCTAACATTAAATCCAATAATAATGGCATTAGAAGCTGAAGCCAGCATCACATCAGATTCTGTAATGGCACCTACCCCCCCATGGATGGCTTTAATAACCACCTTTTCAGTAGAAAGTTTTTCAATTGACTGTTTTACTGCTTCCACAGAACCCTGTACATCTGCCTTAATAATAAGATTTAGCTCTTTAATGGCTCCTTGCTGTACCTGGCTATAGAGAGCATCTAAAGAAATTTTTTGACTCTTCTTCATTTGTTCTTCTTTTACTTTATCTATTCGCTTATTAGCAATCTCCTTAGCAGTCTTATCGTCTTCTACAACAATCATCTGATCTCCCGCTTCCGGTACTTCAGAAAACCCTGTGATTTCCACAGCAGTAGAAGGAAAAGCCTGTTTTACCCGTTTCCCTTTATCATTTACCATAGCTCTTATTCTACCAAAGGTTGTACCTATAACTACAGAATCTCCAACCTTCAAAGTACCGTTCTGTACAAGAACTGTAGCCACGGGACCTCTGCCTTTATCCAGTTCTGCTTCAATAACAGTTCCTATAGCACTACGATTAGGGTTTGCCTTTAGTTCTTCCATTTCTGCTACCAATAGAATCATTTCTAACAAAGTGTCTATATTCGTTCCTTTAAGCGCCGAGACAGGTACGCTAATAACATCTCCGCCCCACTCTTCTATAATCACACCATGGTCAGATAACTCTTGTTTTACTCTGTCAGGGTTAGCCCCCTCTTTATCCATTTTATTGATGGCAACGATAATTGGTACACCTGCAGCCTTTGCATGATTGATTGCTTCTACGGTTTGTGGCATCACCCCATCATCAGCTGCCACTACCAAAATAGCGATATCCGTTACCTTTGCTCCTCTTGCCCTCATTGTTGTAAATGCCTCGTGACCTGGTGTATCTAAAAATACAATTTTATTACCGTCAATCACTACTTCAGAAGCTCCTATATGTTGTGTAATCCCCCCAGCTTCCTTTTCCGTTACATGGGTCTCTCTAATAGCATCTAACAAAGAAGTTTTACCATGATCAACATGCCCCATCACGGTTACTACTGGCGGCCTAGGCCTCAAATCTTCTTCTTTATCAACTGGAATAAATAAATCTGTATCTTCTTCTTGTATTTCTACATTTTTTTCGATCTCTATTTCAAACTCACTAGCAATACTTTTAGCGGTTTCGAAATCGATCTCTTGATTAATAGAAGCCATGACCCCTATCTTAATTAACTTTCCTATAACTTCAGTAGGACTTTTTTGAATTTTTTCTGCAAAATCTTTAACAATAATTTTCTCTTCTATTTGTATCACTTGTTCACCTTTTTCTTCCATAGTATTGTGTTCTTCTTTCTTAAAAGCATCGGTATTCTTTTTGTTTTTTTTGTTATTGTCCACTTTATCTACAACTGGTTTTTTTTCTTTATTTATAACCTTAGGTTCTTTATTTATAACCTTAGGTTCTTTATTTATAACCTTAGGTTCTTTTTCTATAACTTTTGTTTCTTTATTATCTTCTTTTTTATTATAGGATGGTTTTTCTTGAGGTTCACTTGATGTTTCTTCAGTAAATAGCTCTAGCAATAGCTTTGCATCATCATCTTCTATGGTACTCATATGATTTCCTACTTCTACCGATAACTCCTTCATCTTTTCGATTAATTCTTTGCTACTGACTTTTAGTTGTTTTGCCAATTGATATACCCTTACTTTTGACAAAGTAATCACCCCCTAAATTAAATCTAGTCCCTATAAATATACACCTACCAATTTTAATATACTAAGGGCATATATCTATATGATTCATACAGTTTAAAAGCACCGTTGCAAGCTTTTTATCTTTTATACCGATGGTAGCTCTGGAAGTTTTTCCGATACAATGTCCTAACGCATCTTTTGTACCCATGAATTTTAAAGGTACATTGTAGTAGCTGCATTTGTCAGAAAACACTTTTTTTGTGTTATTAGAAGCATCTTCCGCAACAATCACTAGGTATAAACTCTTTTTCAGTTCCTTTTTGCAGGTTTCTTCTCCAGATACAATATTGCCAGCCCTCATAGCCAATCCTAACAAATTGCTAATTTTACTGTCCACCATCACTAATCTCCTTAATAAGTTTTTCATAAACTTCATCAGGTATTTCTGATTGAAATGCACGATTCAGGGCTTTTGATTTTTTTATCTTTTCAAAACAATCTTTATTGTTACAAATATAAGCACCTCTACCATGGGCCTTTCCTGTAAGATCTACATTGATTTCCCCCTGCTTATTACAAACAATTCTAATTAGTTCTTTTTTTCCCTTCATCTCATTACATCCTACACATTTTCTTAGTGGAATTTTTCTTACCTTCATAGGTTCACCACCTTTAGTCAGCAGATTTTACTTGACTTTCACTTTTGATATCTATTTTCCAGCCGGTTAATTTTGCCGCTAACCTCGCATTTTGGCCTTCTTTACCAATAGCTAAAGAAAGCTGATAATCAGGAACAACAACCTTTGCTGTTTTATTTTCAACACTAACATCTGTAGATAGCACTTTTGCCGGACTTAAAGAACTGGCTATAAACACACTGGGATCTTCACTATATTTAATAATATCAATTTTTTCTCCCCTTAACTCATCTACAATTGCCTGCACTCTTGTGCCCTTTGGGCCAACGCATGCTCCAACAGCATCTACATTAGGATCCTTTGATTCTACAGCAATTTTTGTTCTAGAACCTGCCTCTCTGGAAATACTTTTAATTTCTACCACACCTTCATGAATCTCTGGTACTTCTAGCTCAAATAATCTTTTAATAAGTCCTGGATGTGTTCTAGAAACTAATACCTGCGGCCCCTTTGTGGTTTTTTTCACCTCCACAATATAGGTTTTGATTCTTTCTCCATGTTTATATTCTTCATTAGGTATTTGTTCTGTAGGACTCAAGGTTGCCTCTGTTTTCCCTAAATTCACATAAACAATGCCCTTTGCTACTCTAGCTATGGTGCCAGTAATGATATCAGACTCTCTATTAATAAACTCTTCATATACCACACCGCGTTCAGCTTCCCGTATCCTTTGAACAACTACCTGTTTTGCAGTCTGAGCCGCTATTCTTCCAAAATTCCTAGGTGTTACTTCTCTTTCTATAATGTCCTCTACTTCGTAATTTCTATCAATTTCCTTTGCTTCTTCTAAACTGATTTCTAGCAAATCATCTTCAACATCTTCTACTACTCTTTTTTGTGAATAAACATGGACTTCGCCGGTTTCTCTATTAATTTCTATTCTTACATTTTGTGCTGAGCCAAAGTTTCTTTTATAACTTGAGATTAATGCAGCTTCAATTGCATCGATTAGTATTTCCTTCGAGATACCCTTATCTTTTTGGATTTGCTCTAGAGCTTCTATAAACTCTGTATTCATTATTATACCCCCTAAAATTTAATAGCCAACTTCGTAATCGCAACTTTTTCTTTAGGTATCTCCACTAAACCTATGTCAGCTGTATTTATCTTAATTTTATTGTCCTCTAAACCAATAAGTTCACCTTCAAAAATCTTTTTATTATCAATAGCTTCATATAGCTTTACTTCTACATTTTCACCTTTGAACTTTTCAAAGTCACTATCTTTTTTTAGTGGTCGATCTAAACCTGGCGAAGAAATTTCTAAAAAATAGTTTTCTTCGATGGGATCTAACGCATCTAATTTCTCACTCAATTGTTCACTGACTTTTTGGCAATCGTCCAATGTGATTCCCTCTGGTTTGTCAATATACACTCTTAAATATTTATGGGGTCCTTCTTTTTTAAATTCAATATCCACTAGTTCAAAGTTTTCATTTTCCAGAATTGGGCTTACCAATTCTTCAGTTATTTTTTCTACACTGACCTTCCCCATTTTATAACCTCCCTAATATTTAGTTTTAAATTATACTTGTATATTTTGTAATTTTTTTTAGAATTATTCCTCGCTAACATCATTCTATGTAGTGTTTTCTTATTCATTCTGAATAATAGGAAAGAGTGGGCATCTTCCCACTCCTACAGAATAAACCTATATTGTTACATTGAGTATATCATAAAGTACCTTTTCTTGCAAGTTAGAAGAGCGAAAGTTGATTGGTTCTAGGTAAATCTTGAATACATTCATGCTGAATTAAGGCTTCTATCACAGTTTTTGTTACCTTTGTTCGATCTCTTAGGTCTTCTATAGACAAAAATTCTCCATCTTTTCTAGCGGCTACAATGCTTCTGGCAGCATTTTGTCCTACCCCCTGCAGGGATTTCAGGGGCGGTAGTAGTTTTCTGTCCACAATCATGAAGCGGTCTGCATCAGACCCATACAAATCTACAGGTAATAAGCCTATCCCTCTACAATACATTTCAAGCACTACCTCTAAAACTGTTAGCAGGTTTTTTTCCTTTGCTGTCATAGTATTGCCCATGTTCTCTAATTCTATAATTTTACTTTTTACTACTTCCTTTCCTTTAACAATTAAATCAGCATCAAA
The sequence above is drawn from the Clostridium formicaceticum genome and encodes:
- a CDS encoding DHH family phosphoesterase codes for the protein MKQMRNNPLSLLDTHSKVAILSHVSPDGDSLGSLIALGLAMKKLCQGVYIFRNDLFPEKYKFLPGYQQVEAYREDCQQDFDFCFVLDCGDEKRLGYSEVILKRSKKIINIDHHISNTAFGDINLLDTEASSTCEIVYNLLKDFGLALDVDIATCLYTGIATDTGNFVYDNTTAYTHQVAAELMGFHIDLHKISYHLYQNKPLNSVRFLAHVLNHMEIGFDGKVAIIAIPEELLKKFNVLSSDVDGVINYARDIQGIEIAILLKESAGGEVKVGFRAKKDIDVSLLAGKFGGGGHKKASGATIEGTIEEVRKKLEEQITMDLGW
- a CDS encoding bifunctional riboflavin kinase/FAD synthetase, which encodes MQVIYHHQEVNKKIERGIALGNFDGVHTGHQKLIHHLLQRCKLKNLQSCVYTFVSHTMPVINNKSSLQYITNIDQKKKVFEDLGIELLVLDAFNKALMALSPEEFVEEILVKELNCKEAVVGFDYRFGHKAKGDPLLLKKLGEKHGFKVSIIDAVKIEEEKVSSSNIRQYLKNGDIEKVNLFLGRYFSLHSKVIHGDARGTKLLGFPTANIFIDAFQLIPKAGVYATLVKVGEKFYKGATSVGIKPTFEGKTSSIETFIIDFHGDLYHEYIEVYFVKRLRGEIKFSCPEDLVKQINEDVKQVKNHLQYGLNVLK
- a CDS encoding polyribonucleotide nucleotidyltransferase, with the translated sequence MIKTFKTEIAGSSFEVEVGRLARLSNGSCLVKYGDTAVLVNACASQAPREGIDFFPLSVDYEERLYAVGKIPGGFIKREGRPSEKAVLTSRLIDRPIRPLFPKGYRNEVQVIATVLSVDQDYSSDIVAMIGSSVALSISDIPFYGPTGSVRVGMVDGEYVINPNSKQREISDLDLIVSGTKDAVMMIEAGANELTEKQMLDAVAFGHEEIKKIVAFIEEIAVEVGKAKQEVILFEIDEALEKEVKEYVGTRILEAIKTVDKTERNEKIDAVKTETLEYFAEKYEDDLKDIKQILEGIVKNEFRSMILREKKRPDDRGLEEIRPISCEVSVLPKTHGSALFTRGETQVLNVATLGALGEVQILDGLGEEQSKRYMHHYNFPPYSVGEVKFLRGPGRREIGHGALAERALEPMIPPQEEFPYTIRLVSEVLGSNGSSSMASVCGSTLSLLDAGVPIKSMVAGIAMGLIKENDEVAILSDILGMEDFLGDMDFKVAGTEKGITAIQLDIKIHGMDQEVMVRALEQARVGRLHIMGKMKEIIDTPRQELSPYAPRILTMKINPDKIRDVIGTGGKTINKIIEETGVKIDIENDGTIYIVSENRESGEKALKTIENIVKEPEIGEVYKGKVVKITNFGAFVEILPGKEGLVHISNLAHERVNKVEDVLAVGQELEVKVMEIDQQGKVNLSHKALLPKPNVNKEKKQEDHKKA
- a CDS encoding L7Ae/L30e/S12e/Gadd45 family ribosomal protein produces the protein MVDSKISNLLGLAMRAGNIVSGEETCKKELKKSLYLVIVAEDASNNTKKVFSDKCSYYNVPLKFMGTKDALGHCIGKTSRATIGIKDKKLATVLLNCMNHIDICP
- a CDS encoding polysaccharide deacetylase family protein yields the protein MIVILNKKFLRIIVAVILLLIIIITGTILYNRKAATSTTTNYATVNRPIERGNENSDYIAFACNVDWGNEVIPEILAILKEKEVKITFFVTGRWVKAFPEMFQEIVKAGHEIGSHGYQHVDYSKLTLDQNKEQIKQTEELIMQYSDKKPVLFAPPSGAYNEYTLISAQELGYKTILWSIDTIDWRQGSTRDVIVKRVIEKPNHRGAIVLMHPMPETAKALPTLIDELQGKNLKVGGVSDVLMD
- the rbfA gene encoding 30S ribosome-binding factor RbfA, with translation MAYPRVSRLNEEMKKYISDIIRNELRDPRISPLTSIIAVDVTRDLRYGTVYISVLGNETEKQETIKALEKSAGYVRREVGKKIKTRYTPEIIFKLDESIEKGIDMYHKISKISQEQNHQEEENNEANEE
- the truB gene encoding tRNA pseudouridine(55) synthase TruB; the encoded protein is MKGILNILKPPGMTSHDVVARVRKKTKIKKVGHTGTLDPNAAGVLPICIGQATKISQFLLDSTKQYRAELTLGIETDTQDIYGNTIEKKVVKLSSDEIEKTILSFVGEYYQTPPMYSALKVKGKKLYELARQGIEISREARKVQIHQINIIRMMGEKVLFDVVCSKGTYIRTLCHDIGKILGCGGVMSFLLRTATHNFDIGSAITLEELQQTEDVEAYLKPIDFPLSHILKIDFDAAYKKAALNGNKLYIKDSFYSIPMETEVRIYVEENFIGIGNIKEDSEKKRYVKFSRLFA
- the infB gene encoding translation initiation factor IF-2, whose amino-acid sequence is MSKVRVYQLAKQLKVSSKELIEKMKELSVEVGNHMSTIEDDDAKLLLELFTEETSSEPQEKPSYNKKEDNKETKVIEKEPKVINKEPKVINKEPKVINKEKKPVVDKVDNNKKNKKNTDAFKKEEHNTMEEKGEQVIQIEEKIIVKDFAEKIQKSPTEVIGKLIKIGVMASINQEIDFETAKSIASEFEIEIEKNVEIQEEDTDLFIPVDKEEDLRPRPPVVTVMGHVDHGKTSLLDAIRETHVTEKEAGGITQHIGASEVVIDGNKIVFLDTPGHEAFTTMRARGAKVTDIAILVVAADDGVMPQTVEAINHAKAAGVPIIVAINKMDKEGANPDRVKQELSDHGVIIEEWGGDVISVPVSALKGTNIDTLLEMILLVAEMEELKANPNRSAIGTVIEAELDKGRGPVATVLVQNGTLKVGDSVVIGTTFGRIRAMVNDKGKRVKQAFPSTAVEITGFSEVPEAGDQMIVVEDDKTAKEIANKRIDKVKEEQMKKSQKISLDALYSQVQQGAIKELNLIIKADVQGSVEAVKQSIEKLSTEKVVIKAIHGGVGAITESDVMLASASNAIIIGFNVRPTSSATALAKKEDVDVRSYRIIYNALEDIEAAIEGMLDPEYKEVELGKAEVRATFKVPNIGTIGGCYVIEGKILRNAKIRLVRDGIVIHDGVIGSLKRFKDDAKEVATGYECGIGIDNFNDLKEGDIIEAYQMQEIKR
- the rnpM gene encoding RNase P modulator RnpM: MKVRKIPLRKCVGCNEMKGKKELIRIVCNKQGEINVDLTGKAHGRGAYICNNKDCFEKIKKSKALNRAFQSEIPDEVYEKLIKEISDGGQ
- the rpsO gene encoding 30S ribosomal protein S15 is translated as MEKDKKQSIIGEYKTHDSDTGSPEVQIALLTERINHLNDHLKMHKKDHHSRRGLLKMVGKRRNLLNYVKEKNIERYRELIQKLGLRK